Within the Erpetoichthys calabaricus chromosome 1, fErpCal1.3, whole genome shotgun sequence genome, the region ATATTATagccaaaacacatgcatttgggatgttgtgagcatacaattgGGTATCTGACATATAGATTACGCAACATGAGCAAACTGAAACTTATTTCATGGATGTTTAGATATGCTGTTTGTACAGAGTTGGTCCCAATAAAAGCCTATTGTGTATGAACTTTGTTATGTTtgttctccataaaaacatgaaatgaaaaattattctTGGCCCttactacaaacaacatgggctaagtaaaagataaaaaaaatatcacttttgggTGGAGATTTTCTTTAAGCCAGCTTTGTTCAGATGTTAAACTTTATCAATGGTTTGTTATATCATCTCTGTTTTTCATGGACAAGATATCAACAGATGGACAAGAAAGCACTTTGAGAGAAGCAGTGTACAGACCTAGAAGACCATAAAGGAAGTTAAACATTTAAGTTATATTCTTTACCCCAAAGATGTGAAATCCAATTTGGAAATAGTATTCGGCTCTATGCAGATTGTCAGTGAGTCCTCTGTGCGCTGTATACAGAAACATAAATTTCAGGTCAGCATAACAGGAagacatttacttaaaataatGGTTTAACAGTCAATAGTGAAGCTGAATAATTCAATTACTAACATCATTTCAAATTAACATCTGATTTATTCATATTGTAAATAGAGCtaatttaatgcatttatatCCTAAAACATAAATACTCTGTAAATAAAATAGTACAGTGTAATTAATAAAGATTACTAAAGCTAATTTAACAAGAAACTTTAATGCAGAACAGGCCTCTTTATTAAATGATCTTTATTAATGCAGTTattacagaaatataaatatttgtacagtAAACAGCTTAActaaaatacagggtgagccaaaatgaataAACCTCATTTCTCAAGGTCACTGCgcaaggtagaggcagccgaatgggttggggtgggggtcctttgctaggtgatcccttgtagttttgaGTCGGCAACAGTGGTCCTATGTGCATGGTACTTTCGTTGTCtaagtgttcttcaaaaataaCTAATCCATCATCTTTCAGCAATGCACCTCCCAAATACACTTCAGCAGtcctcctaatggtgacgtcccaaattggaaaacaattcttcagtgagtggctaaatttagacagatgggtacaacattgaaaagaaaatctccaggccatcctcagACTGTACGagcgcctgaaaacatccaagctgtaagggcatcaattctGCAGTCTCCTTCAGCACACAAACAcacttctgccttaggcatttccaacaagTCTTTGAGGAGGATCtagcatgaggaccttaatttccatccatataaATGATGGTAGTGTAGGAACTCATGGAGAGAGACTGGGAGGGTCGTAGACAGTTttgcgaacattctgcaaaccgttcatcgtgatgccatcgtcatgtgcagggACAagtcacatttccatttgaatgattgcataaataaacaaaactttcgCTACTGGGCTGAatccaaccctcgtgaacttcatcagagatccctgcacagtgagcgtgttacagttttGTCCACCGTTGCAGAATTTGTCATTGTAGGCCCTTAcgtttttgaggaggggggagcaatggtcactgtcacttcagaatgttacattgaaatgcttttGAACTTTTTTTGCGGCCCCAACTGTAAGAAATGGACGTGGTGGATGCcaggtttcaacaggatggagcagcAGCTCATTCGGTGTAGAGATTCAGGCAAGTTTTGagggagatgtttccagggaagctgatctccctgcgcggcgatgttgggtggccttcacATTCGCCTGATCTTGCTCCTTCTTATGGACCTAtgtcaagtcgaaggtatacacatatcgacctcaaaaccttgaagccctcaaggacgctatttgCCACAAAATCGCCGCTCTTCCCCTCGAAATGGCCAAACAAGTCatgcgagcattcagaaatcatctcgaagagtgtatcgctaaggATGGCCACCAACTTGaatacatcatttttaaaacacagtgaaaaaaatctattttgtatactctttcttgtgtcgtaattaaatttattttatcttgtagcgtttttgtagaataaacttttgaaatgtggtacttctttttggctcaacCTGTACTAGTACTGTAGTTATATTTCAttcatgcatttacagtatagaTCAATTTTAACTcactttaaattcagtttttgttttcctgtataACTCACATTTATATCTTGTTCCTTACAGTATATTACTATTACTTTTTTTATACCAGACTATAAGATATTGTGCACCAAAATCTATTCAGGTTTATTTATATAACTCCAAACATATCTGCAAAAAATAATACAGCTGGTCATAGATTTAAATACAAGCTTCTCACCATTAAATCTGGGTGTGAATTCTTGGTAGTGATTGAAAATTCCAACCCAGAAAAAGTCATCTCTTGCCAAGGTTCCACATCAACCTCCACATTTTCTAAAGGGGTGTAATGAGATTCCAATTAAGTAAATTAAtttcaatatatacattataacaGCAAAAATAACTTGTCCTTACCTGGGCTTTAGAAATAAATTTTGACTGCTCTCCAGCAATTAAATATAATGCAAATTTGCAACCAGGCTAGTAGAAaatgaacatactgtaaatagatattttcatatgcaatttttaaattatatttaatatctgAACTTAAGTCAAGTAACCCATGTTCCTTATGCCCATTCATTTATTAACCTTGCATGGTCTAGTTTCAAGCTCGTGTGAATCCAAAGTCAGTCCTCACAACCTTCAGTGTACAGTAACTTATGAAACAAATCTGCATGAGGCTCCAGTCCATCAGAGGACTCAGCCACACactggtgaccctaaattgtGCCAGGATGAGTGAGTGTAACCAACCCACATTGTTTTaccaaaatgttaatttatttttgataaaagataaagataaaaaatgaaaGGGCAAAAATGTTACCTTTTTTGACAGGTGCCCAGTATTGGTACAGTCTCTGTAATATTCTTGTGTGCAGAGGTGGACGAGGTGGTTTATCAATAGTTTCATCCAGAGGCCTTACTGTAGGACCCAAATATGTTAAAGAACCATGGTGTACCTGAGGCCAttcctgacaaaaaaaaaaaaaaaaaaaaaaaaactaaacttcacAATGTTCAATCaaactttaatattttatctAATAATTCACAAGATCATCAGTCAGAGTCTGCCGATTATTTCACTAAATTTTAAAGTGattaatataatacaaaatttatAAATAGCATAGTATAGTTAGgtttgaaaacaaaaatttctAAAGCTACAGTTAAAAACTATGGCGCCAGAATTCTGGATAATCTTTTCACATGTAAAACcattaaaattaacaaacattATTCAATTGAAATGGCAACACAAGGATGAAGGGAAGTACATAGCAGGTTTTGTGTTCTGTTATGTTATCCTCTTTATCCTGTATAACCTCAAAAAGTATATGGGGGAATTGAGATTAGAAAAATGGAAGGTTTTTATGCATTCTTTGTCTGCTTTGGATATTGTGGTGACAAGTTTTAGCTAATGCAAATTTGCctactaaattaaaataagacagctgTAGTATGGTACTTAAAATTTTTGCAGTAACCTTTTCACATTTTCTCATAAATTACAAATAGATCTGATTAACCAATTTTAGGACTGACATGGGACCAACGTACAAAAACACATGAGGAACAGaaataagtaaacaaaacatACCTTTAAAGTACTAAAAAGGTGGGCTGCCTTTGTTTTCAAGGGACCAAGGTACCAgtatctattaaaaaaatgtcGGCCAATTAGGCAAACCACTTTGTTtttataaactgaagaaaaaaaaaaagacaatgaaaactCTTACTTGCTGATTTTTGTGGCTGCATCTCTATATGATCCCCAGCGTAAATCTGTTAATGAAAACACTGGCTGCTCTGTCTCTCCCTGTTTTCAATAAGCATAGGCAAGGTATAAATACAATAATTACGCTTCCTTTACACTTTCATTTAACTGGCCAATCTGTAGTGTTAAAGCTCCCAAACTTTGAACTAGCCATGACAATAGATACAACTAGGTCATTCTTTTCATCAGAGTGTAACCATCTTTAAAAGGATGTGGACCAGAGCCAACTTAAAAAGATGATAAAAACATTAACTGCATGGTGGATCTAAAAATCGCCGCTAGAGTAAGacaatttatttttggaatttgcTCTACCAAGCTTCAATTATGGAACTATGGTTTATTTACATACTTCccttaaatataaaattacataaaatagcAGTTAataaacccagccacaggtgatgcacaaaccagtgtctttctttgtgccggtcccaagcccggataaatggggttacgttaggaagggcatccggtgtaaaattttgccaaatcaatacgcagacaacagtacaaatttccatactggatcggtcgagccctgggttaacaacaaccgccacaagtactgttagtcaacagtgTGCTGGCGGAAATTAGGCTActattggctgaagaaggagaagaagagggggggtgACGTGTCCGGGAGCAGGAGGAGACatggaaggtaaagagagtggaactgagggtaggaactttgaatgttggcagtatgactagtaaggggagagagttagccaatatgatggagagaaggaaggtcgatatattgtgcgtgcaagagactaaatggaaggggagtaaagccaggtggaccgaaggtggattcaaattgttctatcatggtgtggataggaggagaaatgaagtaggggttattctgaaggaacagtatgtcaagagtgttctggaggtgaaaagagtgtaagACAGAgttaatgattatgaagctggaaattggaggtgtgatgatcaatgttgttaatgcatatgccctgcaagttgggtgggtgatggatgagaaagaagatttttggagtgagttggatgaagtgatgaacagtgtacccaaggaataGAAAGTGGTGACTGCAGCAGATTTCaatagacatgttggtgaaggtaacagaggagatgagaaggtgatgggtaggtatggtgtcaaggagaggaatggagaaggtcagaggatagtggattttgccaaaaggatggacatggctgtggtgaatatgtattttaagaagagggaggaacatagggttaggtacaagagtggaggaagatgcacacaggtagattacgtcctatgcagaagagtcaatctgaaggagattgaagactgcaaagtagtggcaggggaaagtgtagttaagcagcataggatggtgatctgtaggCTGAcattggaaatcaagaagaggaagagagtgagggcagagccaaggatcaaatggtggaagttgaaaaaggaagactgcaaggttgagtttagggagaaggttagacaggcactgggtggcagtgaagaattaccagacagatgggaaactacagcagatgtagtaaggatgacagcaagaagggtgcttagtgtgacatctggacagaggaagaaggaaaaggaaacctggtggtggaatggggaagtacaggagagtatacagaggaagaggatggcaaagaagaaatgggatagtcagagagatgcagaaagtagacaagactacaaggagataaggcgcaaggtgaagagagaggtggtgaaggctaaagaaaaagcgtatgatgagttgtatgagaggttggacagtaaggagggagaaaaggtaCCGACtgcctagacagagggaccgagctgggaaagatgtgcagcaggttagggtaataaaggataaagatggaaacgtactcacaagcaaggaaagtgtgtggagcagatggaaagagtactttgagaggcttataaatgaagagaacaagagagagaagaggttggatgatagtgaatcaggaagtgcaacggattagcaaggaggaggtaaggacatctatgaagaggatgaagaatggaaaagccgttggtcctgataacatacctgtggaagcatggaggtgtttaggagagatggcagtggagtttttaaccagattgtttaatggaatcttggaaagtgagaggatgcctgaggagtggagaagaagtatactggggctgatatttaagaataagggggatgtgcaggactatagtaactacagggggataaaactgatgagccacagcaaaaagttatgggaaagggtagtggaagctaggttaagaagtgaggtgatgattagtgagcagcagtatggtttcatgccaagaaagagcaccacagatgcaatgtttgctctgaggatgttgatggagaagtatagagaaggccagaaggagctgcattgtgtctttgtggaccaggagaaagcatatgacagggtgcctcgagaggagttgtggtattgtatgaagaagtcgggagtggcagagaaatatgcaagagttgtacaggatatgtagaagggaagtgtgactgtggtgaggtttgtggtaggagtgacgggtACATTCAAGGtgcaggtgggattacatcagggatcggctctgagccctttcttatttgcaatggtgatggacaggttgacagacgagattagacaggaatccccgtggactatgaggtttgctgatgacattgtgatctgtagcaatagtagggggcaggttgaggagaccctggagaggtggagatatgccctagagagaagaggaatgaaggtccgtaggaacaagacagaatacatgtgtttaatgagagggaggtcagtggaatggtgaggatgcaatgagtagagttggcgaaggtggatgagttttaaaacttgggatcaacagtacagagtaatggggattgtggaaaagaggtgaaaaagagagtgcaggcgggGTGGAATGGGAGggaaaaagagtgtcaggagtgatttgtgactgacggatatcagcaagagtgaaagggtagcgagaccagctgtgttatatgggttggcgacggtggcactgaccagaaagcaggagacagagctggagtggcagcgttaaagatgctaagatttgcattggggtgtgacgaggatggacaggattagaaatgagtacattagagggtcagctcaggttggacggttgggagacaaagtcagagaagcgagattatgttggtttggacatgtgcagaggacagatgctgagtatattgggagaaggatgctaaggatagagctgccaggcaagagaaaaagaggaaggcctacagaaggtttatagatgtggtgagagaggacatgcaggtgatgggtgtaacagaacaagatgcagaggacacaaagatatggaagaagatgatccactgtggcaacccctaacgggagcagccgaaagaagaaggagaagaagaataaggtcattttgaatttgatggcagcaaaacgtctcaaaaaagttgggacagggccattTTTACCACTGTGTAACAttccctcttcttttaacaacatctGTAAACATAAACCGAGGAGACCACTttctggacttttgggagaggaatgttgtcccattcttgtctgatataggacTCTAGCTGTTCAACAGTCCTGGGTTGTCTTTGTCATATATTCCATTTCATGATCCGCCAAATGTTTTCAATTcgtgaaaggtctggactgcaggcaggcctgTTTAGCATCTGGACTCTTCGACTacaaagccatgctgttgtaatagatgcagAATGTGGTTTAgttagcattgtcttgctgaaatatgtaaagtcttccctgaaaaagacattgtcctgaatggaagaatatgttgctctaaaactgtatatatagtacctttcagtattgatggtgcctttccagatgttcCATAGGTACTAATGCACCCCTTACCATCAGAGATGAGGCTTTTGAACAGAGTGCTGATAACAAACTGGATGGTCCCTCTCCTTTTTAGTTTGGAGGATGTGtcatccatgttttccaaaaagactttcaaattttgattcatctcaCCACAGAACAGTTGTGCACTatgcctcagtccattttaaatgagctttggcccagagaagataGCAGCTTTTCTGGATTGTGTTCAATATGGGctcttctttgcatgatagagctttaacctgcTTTTATGGATGGCATGGCGAACTGTGTTCACAGatatgatttctggaagtgttcctgagcccaatGCAGTGATTTCCACGACAGAATCATGCCAGTTTTTAATCCAGTGCTGCCTGAAGGCCTGAAGATCAGTATCCAATACTGATTTTTGGCCTTGTCCCTTACACAAAGAGATTTCTCCTGATTCTCtaaatcttttgatgatattatgtactgtagatgaggAGATACtcaaagtcttcacaattttacaTCGAGGAACATTATTCTAAAATTGTTCCACTATTTGTAGATACAGTTTTTtacagattggtgaacctctgcccatctttacttctgggAGACTCTGCCTCTTAATATGCTCTTTTTAAACCCAATCATGTTGCTGACCTgtagccaattaacctaattagttgcaaaatgttcctccaggtGTTACTTTTCCAGCCCTTGGATTCCCCCGTCCCAACTTTGTTGAGACATGTTTctcccatcaaattcaaaatgagctaatatttttcacgAAATAGTAAAaggtctcactttcaacatttggtatgttttctttgttctattgtgaataaaatatgggtttatgagatttgcaaatcattgcattctggttttgtttacattttacacagtgccccaagttttttggaattggggttgtacttaATTAATCTGCgagatgaaaatgtattttcacatgacctttggggtctGTGCACAGGCTCAGCCATATTACAGAGCCcctagagcaattttcaggttaagggccttgcttaagttTCCAGCGGAGTAGGAACCCTTCTGGAAGTAATGGGACTTGAACTTGAAactttccagataccagcgcagacccTTAGCcacagaaccaccactccactcctgcaatgaaaattaaagtaTTGCAAGAAATGCACTTGAAAGGCAATTTATCAAGGCAGCAATTAAacacttttgactttttttttgcccCTTTTAATTTGTATAAACTCTTGAAAGCAGCAAGTTACTGCTGAAGTGCACAGCCATCTATGTACGTTCCCATATGAGTAACAATAAATTCAGtaattacaataaacaatacCCACTTTCCAACCAGAAAATCCTAATTGACTTTTTGGTTTACATGTAAGAAATGCAGTGTAGAAGCAGTGATATTTTTAGTTTCTTGAATGTGAAAGCAGTTAATACACTTTAAACTTGTATGAATACATTATGACCAACTGTAGGTGGTCTAATTCAAATTTTGGAAATGGGACCAGCCAATTATAAATTATAGATAAGGGAAAAAATGTCTACAACTAcataaacagatacatttttcctAGCATAATGTTTACATTATGTTGTTTTGTAATATATTACCTTTATTTGCATAACATCCAAAGTGATGGTTTCTCCTCTCAAAATGTCAAGGGTTGAGTCAGAAATTAGTCTAAACATTCAGAAAGAAAACACAACTAGTTTgacaaacacaaaatgtaatttataaaatataccataacaaaaaaaatcccaTAATGTTGACTCCTGAACAATACTTTCTTCTTATTTTGAATCAATTAAATACTTTGATTTAAATCTGAATGttcaaaataaacacttttattggTAATTGAGGTAAATATTAGCAAAAAACAGTGGGCACAGTAAATATACACTGTTTCTTGTTTGAAAGTGTTTGAACATACATGATACAATTCACAAATATGCATCCtttagcatttaaaaaaataatattatttgcatTTGAAATGTAAGCTTACAGCTTGCCAGTACAACACTGTTAATGGCATCCTTGTACGGTCAGGGTGAAAATATGTGGAGAGGACTAAAGGAGTTATTTACATGCCCCTGACAATCTCTATATAGAAATGGAGACCTTGAAAGAAATTACAGCTGTAAGTAATTATGATGTCATATTTACTAACTTGAAATGTGCAATCTCTCAGTCAAATGTTTTGGTTATTAATTAACACATGAATATTTAAGATAAAATGTTGACTGGATCACTCAAGGAGATCTGCTTTCATTTTGCTATGAAAAACTGCTATAGCTTGGTTTCATTGCCCTGGTAAAGGATACATTCAACATCAGCATTTGTGGACTTGGACAGATTGCCCTGTAAAATGTATCTGTACTGTAAGCCAGATAATTTTATTCAAACCTTCTTGAGTGAAGTACATTGCTACCACCCTCACTGACAAAAAAAGATAATGTTGACTGGAGGGAACAATTTTCTGATAAAAAAACGGTCATCACAACATatcaattattttttgaaaacaacATTTCAATTTAGTGTTATAAAGAGGATAGCTTTAGATTGAtgcacatatttacaaatataaaacagaataagTAAATCTTCTGGTATGATAAAATATCAGTTAGAAGACAACTACTTGTCCAACAGttaaatataacatatatatgtCTAATATAAGGCATTCATTTTCATATTAGTTAAGTGGTATATAGGTGGTGAGATTTCAGAAGATTTACTAAAATATAcagcttttatattttatatgataATTTCATTCAGTTAATATGTTTATATACCTAAATTATTGTGTGATTCGACAGCAACTCAGAGAAAAGTTTTCACATCTTACAATTATTAAATTGAGACGATATATCAAAAAATAACTGGAATGTGTGCACAAATTCTGCAAGTTTTTTTGCAATGGAATGGGCTACACTGGCACTGCGTACAGGTGTTGTTGTCTGAATAAGTAGGTTAGGAAGATTGATGGATAGAATGGGCTACCAGAATTCCGAACTATTACTTTTTCCCCTAGAGCTGTGTTTTCTGTCACACCTCTCCAAACCAAATATTTCTCTAGTTAACAGGAACtgtaatataaacataaaatatacaatatagacacacacatatagagaCACATTTTACCTTCACATTTATCACACATACAAGGAACTTATTCTTAGGCAATGGATattgacattttaaatatttttttaagatatacATAATTATATAGCAATTGAACATATGCTGCTTTCTTCATTACCTGAATAACCTGAATAATTGTCTTATTGCAGTGTTTTAATGTCTGCAGTGGATAAATTATGTTACGAAAATCAtggaatataattaaaattatattctgAGGGTACTATAACAAAGATTCCATCTGATAGGTGAACCATAAGTCTAGTAACAGCAATTAAAATTCCTTCTTTATTGTTCATGGGAGTCTTTCTACATATCCTTTGTGGACTCAGAAAAAGCTTTATACTGAATAAACCATGAGATCTTTTAGAAGGTGTTACATAGGTATGGAATTTCTCACTCCACTAACACATTCTATTCAGCCCCTGTATTTGTGGAGCAAGATTTGTAGTTCCACAATTTTCATTAAATATGTTTTGTTCAATATAAGCATGTGACTCTGTCAAGGTGGCTTTTTGTCTCATTtcctgtttgtaattttaaatcagAGGATATCTGTGCGCAGCTGAGTATTAGATAATGTTTAGTTTAGTATTTGAAGGGTTTCATCTCTGCTGTTTTAAGGATGAGGATATCCTTTGGACCTCATCAGATTCTGATCTCTAGCACATACTGCAACAGTTAGTAGCCTAGTGTGATGCAGTTAGGATGACAAGCAGTACATTTAAATCTGAGGTAATGGTCTTCACCCAGAAAAGACTTTTGGATATTATTTACAACTGAGGGTAGAGGTTCTCTTTCCATATGGaaatcatcatttatttatttatttatttttatcagacCATTTTGGAACATTCGAAGGTGAGGATCAATGAAGAACATGGTtcttacataagaacataagaaatccgATAAACGAAAGGAAACCTTTCGGTCCATGAAGCccgtttatttagctaatagctaagctgtctcaatattaCATCCAggtatttcttaaaggttgtaaaggtttctgcttcaaccgaacgtctcagtagtttgttccagattcccacaactctttgcaccaagaagagCTTCCTGGTTTCATTCTGAAATGTGCTTCCCCTTAATGTTCTCATGTACAGTGTGATGTGATTCATCCTTAAGTTGAATGCATTTTGCTGGatgtactttatcaatgcctttgaggattttgaagacctggataaTGTCCCCGCGCCATCTCTCTCAGACTTTGTGCTTAAGTTCAGGGTTGCACTTGGTTTTTCTCCTCTGCTAtgcaagtgctgctatgtctttgatGTAGAGTGATGACCAGAACTGAACACAATATTCTAGATGCattctcactagtgcattatatagtctaagtATAACATCCCTTGAtctatattcaacagtttttaagattaaacctaacattttatttgcatttataattgcttctgcacattgcttacaCAATGAAAATGTTCTGTCATGCATAAACCCCTAAAATCTTTTAAGAGGTTGTTTCCCGTAGTATAGTGTCATCCACCTTATATCTCTAATTGATATTCCTTGTGCTCGCAAATAGCACTAACAAGGATAAATGGTGTGACTTGATAAGTTAACTGTGTTTGGCTGTCCCTAACACCTAACCATAACCCTGATATAATTAGCTTTTTTCATAAATGGGGTTAATTTAGTGCCTTTCCCTTTGTATCTTGATCTACATTGACCtcaattgtttttctttgttgttttttaaatttgaatgcaGAAGGGTAGTTGATGG harbors:
- the agk gene encoding acylglycerol kinase, mitochondrial isoform X2, translated to MARLLKIFKAARNHWKKSVFGLCVVSYGGYWLYGKQCDNLLRRAACQEAREFGAQLISSGSQVKKATVILNPAACKGKANNLFEKNVAPILNLAGIDVKVIKTDYEGQAKKLLDLMEPADLIIIAGGNGTLQEVITGLLRRTDEDVFSKIPIGFIPLGTTNTLSHTLFPPCDNKVKLISDSTLDILRGETITLDVMQIKGETEQPVFSLTDLRWGSYRDAATKISKYWYLGPLKTKAAHLFSTLKEWPQVHHGSLTYLGPTVRPLDETIDKPPRPPLHTRILQRLYQYWAPVKKENVEVDVEPWQEMTFSGLEFSITTKNSHPDLMRTEDSLTICIEPNTISKLDFTSLG